In Sphaeramia orbicularis chromosome 15, fSphaOr1.1, whole genome shotgun sequence, a single genomic region encodes these proteins:
- the npas4l gene encoding neuronal PAS domain-containing protein 4-like: MTIWCQSCRSLVNAPCASHRLDADPQRAFSRRFRSTKGASKARRDHINHEIRNMRALLPVGQDDQERLSYLHAMAAICTYVRKTVLLQGVRSEAPPLCPPPLPYEAFLPALHGFILVTTSCGKLVYVSENVVEYLGLSMVDVLQGDTLYDMVERSDVDVVKSNLDAGEDSSSDRSFICRMQTSKAFRLQNGASCSMLVTGSFRSFPDLCPASTSATSATHRLFVAMCTPTANPRTAAAAAADPSHAFSSVHGPDMTFTQVSDSVLFFLGYSAEDLSGRSWYSLVHPEDLPVSADAHRSLLQADQDLQVQMVLRLQCKDLSWCWIYTVANKDDHAHSFSCTNVIISETEARFLKEKLSSATFRPSSLVSSSHLASQTSSGNAKGLKRRRTSCSRSDESRKQRESEHDVLFAACSQSDGSPVSGDDGCAFTPPYTPPSSYTPPSSCSPPQKEELSPDLLMDVHRYADQLSRHNPPEPTFHHGGFSPPGPAPDSAPSSPTFDFPSCPSDARLVPDCLSVSDTCENLVDCALHQDDFSLLEQQPQPQGGALVPVHTGHAVHAIHAGMLTPTHPPPSQYSDIEQAQISILAQQISSLASSFDMFHTLNPSPAPWTWSHQPLPPPPPPPLTSIPALKRELDLDDSVFNSILDDLDLVSRKTSGICPFGCEPDLDCIRGGSPESLREDSSDHFTSAVDQNTGLHQLQFLHSDGLAEQNLY, translated from the exons ATGACCATCTGGTGCCAGTCCTGCAGGAGCCTCGTGAACGCGCCGTGCGCGTCACACCGTCTGGACGCGGATCCGCAGCGCGCATTCAGCCGGAGGTTCAG ATCCACCAAAGGAGCCTCCAAGGCCCGGCGGGACCACATCAACCACGAGATCCGGAACATGCGAGCCCTGCTGCCCGTCGGCCAGGACGACCAGGAGCGTCTGTCCTACCTGCATGCCATGGCCGCCATCTGCACGTACGTCCGCAAGACGGTCCTGCTCCAGG GCGTCCGgtctgaagccccgcccctctgcCCACCGCCGCTGCCGTACGAGGCCTTCCTCCCAGCCCTTCACGGCTTCATCCTGGTCACAACGTCCTGTGGGAAACTGGTGTACGTGTCTGAGAACGTGGTGGAgtacctgggtctgtccatg GTCGACGTTCTTCAAGGAGACACTTTGTACGACATGGTGGAACGATCAGACGTGGACGTGGTCAAGTCCAACTTAGACGCTGGCGAGGACTCGTCCTCAG atCGGAGTTTTATCTGTCGAATGCAGACCTCCAAGGCCTTCAGGCTCCAGAACGGCGCCTCCTGCTCCATGTTGGTCACAGGAAGCTTCCGGTCTTTCCCTGACCTGTGTCCCGCCTCCACCTCCGCTACCAGCGCCACCCACCGTCTGTTCGTGGCCATGTGCACACCCACAGCGAACCCCCGGACCGCCGCTGCCGCTGCCGCTGACCCCTCCCACGCCTTCAGTAGCGTCCACGGTCCAGACATGACCTTCACCCAGGTGTCGGACAG tgttCTGTTTTTTCTGGGATACTCGGCTGAAGACCTGAGCGGACGGTCGTGGTACAGCCTCGTTCACCCGGAGGATCTGCCCGTGAGCGCCGACGCTCATAGGAGTTTAT TGCAGGCAGACCAGGACCTCCAGGTACAGATGGTGCTTCGGCTTCAGTGTAAAGACCTGTCGTGGTGTTGGATCTACACTGTGGCCAATAAAGATGACCACGCCCACAGCTTCAGCTGCACCAACGTCATCATCAG TGAAACCGAGGCCAGATTTCTGAAGGAGAAACTCAGCAGCGCCACCTTCAGACCGTCATCCCTGGTAAGCTCCTCCCACCTTGCGTCCCAGACCTCGAGTGGGAACGCCAAAGGCCTGAAGAGGCGGCGGACATCCTGCAGCAGAAGCGACGAGTCCAGAAAGCAAAGGGAGTCAGAGCACGATGTGTTGTTTGCAGCGTGTTCCCAAAGCGACGGCTCACCTGTTTCCGGGGATGACGGCTGTGCGTTCACGCCACCGTACACGCCGCCGTCCTCGTACACGCCGCCATCCTCCTGCTCCCCCCCGCAGAAGGAGGAGCTCAGCCCTGACCTCCTGATGGACGTGCACAGATACGCCGACCAGCTCAGCCGTCACAACCCCCCTGAACCAACCTTCCACCACGGAGGCTTCAGCCCCCCTGGCCCCGCCCCTGACTCCGCCCCCTCGTCTCCCACCTTCGACTTCCCGTCTTGTCCGTCTGACGCTCGGTTGGTTCCAGATTGTCTGTCGGTGTCGGACACCTGTGAGAACCTGGTGGACTGCGCCCTCCATCAGGACGACTTCAGCCTCCTGGAGCAGCAGCCACAGCCACAGGGGGGCGCCCTCGTCCCTGTCCACACCGGCCACGCCGTCCATGCCATCCACGCCGGCATgctcacccccacccacccacccccctccCAGTACAGCGACATTGAACAGGCACAGATCAGTATCCTGGCTCAGCAGATCTCGTCGTTGGCGAGCAGCTTCGACATGTTCCACACCCTGAACCCGAGTCCAGCCCCGTGGACCTGGTCCCATCagcccctccctcctccccctccccctcctctcaccTCCATCCCTGCTTTAAAGCGGGAGCTGGACCTCGATGACAGTGTATTCAACAGCATCCTGGACGACCTAGACCTGGTCTCGAGAAAAACCAGCGGAATCTGTCCCTTCGGATGTGAGCCGGACCTGGACTGCATTAGAGGAGGGTCTCCGGAGTCCCTCAGGGAGGACTCATCGGACCACTTCACTTCAGCTGTGGATCAGAACACTGGGTTGCATCAACTCCAGTTCCTCCACAGCG ATGGACTCGCTGAACAAAACCTGTACTGA